Proteins found in one Leguminivora glycinivorella isolate SPB_JAAS2020 chromosome 4, LegGlyc_1.1, whole genome shotgun sequence genomic segment:
- the LOC125225596 gene encoding dolichyl-diphosphooligosaccharide--protein glycosyltransferase subunit 1: MLPAMDKLRFCFIFLIYVFIQCRSAAVDTITTDIKIKNVDRTIDITSQLVKISSKITLENTGSSPVKQFLLALEGSAKNNIAFVGAKDNNNKELRVTETTVKGYDNVKFWRVELKEAINAGSSAVINSEAVLTKALLPYPTAITQAEDQLVKYHGNLHFYSPYTVASQKTTVVLNTKSVESFTKVKPFVQQDGNIIYGPYTNVAAFSEKELSIHYKNNSPFLTVRRVERLIEVSHWGNIAVEEVVEVEHTGALLKGPFSRYDYQQDHHSGPASVRSYKTLLPASASDVYYRDTNGNISTSNMKVKKDSVELDLRPRYPLFGGWRSHYTLGYNVPSYEYLYQYGNEYLLKMRVIDHIFDDMQVDEVVTKIILPEGSNSIKVNIPYSVTRLPDSLHYTYLDTKGRPVVTFTKKNVVENHIQDFQLRYTFPRLLMLQEPLLVVGFLYLLFLCVIIYVRLDFSIHKSEHPHKE, translated from the coding sequence ATGTTACCGGCGATGGATAAATTacgattttgttttatatttttgatcTACGTTTTCATCCAATGTAGAAGTGCCGCCGTGGATACAATCACCACCGATATAAAAATCAAGAATGTAGACAGAACGATTGATATCACTTCGCAACTCGTGAAAATTTCATCGAAAATAACGCTCGAGAATACGGGTTCTTCGCCGGTTAAACAATTCCTGCTCGCCCTAGAAGGTTCGGCCAAGAATAATATTGCATTTGTCGGTGctaaagataataataataaagaactTCGTGTTACTGAGACTACAGTAAAAGGTTATGATAACGTAAAGTTCTGGCGTGTCGAGCTCAAAGAGGCCATTAACGCCGGCTCTAGCGCGGTCATCAACAGCGAAGCTGTGCTCACTAAGGCTCTGTTACCTTATCCGACCGCTATCACGCAAGCCGAGGATCAACTAGTCAAGTATCACGGTAATCTGCATTTCTACTCGCCTTACACCGTCGCGTCACAAAAAACCACCGTTGTGTTGAATACAAAGAGCGTGGAGTCTTTCACAAAGGTGAAGCCTTTTGTGCAACAGGACGGCAATATCATTTACGGCCCTTACACCAACGTTGCTGCGTTCAGTGAAAAGGAGTTGAGCATTCATTATAAGAACAACTCTCCTTTCTTAACCGTGAGGCGCGTGGAGCGTCTCATCGAGGTTTCTCACTGGGGCAACATTGCTGTTGAAGAAGTAGTTGAGGTTGAGCATACTGGAGCCCTGCTCAAGGGGCCATTCTCACGCTACGATTACCAGCAGGACCACCACAGCGGCCCCGCCAGTGTTCGCTCCTACAAGACCCTCCTCCCAGCTTCAGCCTCTGATGTTTACTACCGTGATACCAATGGCAACATTTCTACCTCCAACATGAAGGTCAAGAAGGATTCTGTGGAACTAGATCTGAGACCGAGATACCCTCTTTTTGGTGGGTGGAGGAGCCACTACACTTTAGGATACAATGTGCCTAGCTATGAATACCTGTACCAGTATGGTAATGAGTATTTATTGAAAATGAGAGTCATTGACCACATTTTTGATGACATGCAGGTTGATGAGGTTGTCACAAAGATTATTTTGCCAGAGGGTTCCAACAGCATTAAAGTGAACATCCCATACTCTGTAACTAGATTACCAGATAGCCTTCACTACACTTACTTGGACACCAAGGGTCGCCCGGTCGTTACATTCACGAAGAAGAATGTTGTTGAGAACCACATCCAAGATTTCCAGCTTCGGTACACATTCCCGCGCCTCCTCATGTTGCAGGAGCCTCTGCTGGTTGTCGGGTTCCTGTACTTGTTATTCCTATGCGTAATTATTTATGTAAGATTAGATTTCTCTATCCATAAGTCTGAACACCCCCATAAGGAATAA
- the LOC125225501 gene encoding protein disulfide-isomerase A6 homolog codes for MFRTLYLGVLLCVAGSQALYDSSSDVVELTPSNFDRLVTNSDEVWIVEFYAPWCGHCKNLVPEYKKAAKALKGIIKVGAVDADQHKSLSSKYGVNGFPTIKVFTGSKHTPYQGQRTADAFVDAGLKAAKERAYDNLGKKSGGSGDKSDVITLTDSNFKELVLDSEDLWLVEFFAPWCGHCKNLEPHWAKAATELKGKVKLGALDATVHQAMASRYQVQGYPTIKMFPSGKKTSDSVEEYNGGRTSSDIVTWALEKLAENVPAPEVLQVVSSETMKACAEKPLCVVSVLPHILDCNAACRNDYLAILKKLGEKYKSKMWGWVWSEAGAQTALEEALELGGFGYPAMAVVNAKKLKFSTLRGSFSETGINEFLRDLSFGRGQTAPVRGAEMPAVVSGEPWDGRDGQLPVEEDIDLSDVDLEKDEL; via the exons ATGTTTCGTACATTATACTTGG GAGTATTGCTATGCGTGGCGGGGTCTCAGGCCTTGTACGACTCGTCCTCTGACGTGGTGGAACTGACACCCAGTAATTTCGATCGTCTAGTCACAAATTCTGATGAAGTATGGATTGTAGAATTTTATGCCCCATGGTGCGGACATTGTAAAAACCTCGTACCCGAATATAAGAAAGCGGCTAAAGCTCTAAAG GGCATAATAAAAGTGGGCGCAGTAGATGCAGACCAACACAAAAGCTTATCCAGCAAATATGGAGTCAACGGTTTCCCTACAATCAAGGTCTTCACCGGCTCCAAGCACACTCCGTACCAGGGCCAGAGGACCGCTGATGCATTTGTGGATGCTGGTCTCAAGGCAGCTAAGGAACGAGCTTATGATAACCTGGGCAAGAAGTCTGGTGGCTCCGGAGATAAG TCGGACGTGATCACGCTCACCGACAGCAACTTCAAGGAACTAGTCCTTGACAGCGAAGACCTGTGGCTGGTTGAGTTCTTCGCGCCCTGGTGCGGACATTGCAAGAACCTCGAACCACACTGGGCCAAGGCAGCTACAGAACTGAAGGGCAAG GTGAAACTCGGCGCCCTCGATGCCACCGTGCACCAGGCCATGGCTAGCCGCTACCAAGTGCAGGGCTACCCCACCATCAAGATGTTCCCCTCGGGCAAGAAGACCAGCGACTCTGTAGAAGAATACAATGGAGGCCGGACTAGCAGCGACATTGTGACCTGGGCTCTGGAGAAATTAGCGGAGAATGTGCCCGCTCCTGAAGTTCTACAG GTGGTGTCCTCAGAAACAATGAAGGCGTGCGCGGAGAAGCCGCTGTGTGTGGTGTCGGTGCTACCACACATTCTCGACTGCAACGCGGCGTGTCGCAACGACTACCTCGCCATACTGAAGAAACTAGGCGAGAAATACAAGAGCAAGATGTGGGG ATGGGTGTGGTCGGAGGCGGGCGCGCAGACAGCTCTGGAGGAGGCGCTGGAGCTGGGCGGCTTCGGCTACCCGGCCATGGCGGTCGTCAACGCCAAGAAACTCAAGTTCTCCACCCTTCGCGGATCCTTCTCCGAGACTGGCATCAACGAGTTCCTCAG AGACTTATCCTTCGGGCGCGGGCAGACTGCACCCGTGCGCGGCGCCGAGATGCCCGCCGTCGTCTCCGGCGAGCCCTGGGACGGCCGCGACGGCCAGCTGCCTGTCGAGGAGGACATCGACCTCTCCGACGTCGACCTCGAGAAGGACGAGCTATAG